From the Porites lutea chromosome 5, jaPorLute2.1, whole genome shotgun sequence genome, the window cttaatatctgatacgctgctcattgagcagctcatatattaaactgatttttggaattgggctgtggaaaggaggcttgcctcgtcccagccacgggttgcctcggtatagcactacctccgagtgcggcccacttccccttggggaagaaatattcaattaataagagacatatatttctatatttttttcctgtgcttgttttttcaacatctgggtaccctgtggctcactggtgtcccccgcgtcaggcttctatttaggcgagccgtcggtcacataactggagtcctgtggccgtctggacttgcgcagttaccacaagggccctaagaggaaagcagtttttccgctgccggccgttggtcctagcttttcatacttacctgacgctgCTTTTCGCGACGCGGAAATTCTGCCCTTGTGGGACGAGTTTGCGTTTGGGAACTGGCCTTTTGGTGAGTGTCGCCGCATCATTTGAAGCGTGTACTGGCTTTCGTGGCTACGTTCGTCTCTTTTGCTGTGGTTTTCTCTATCGTGGTCTTGGTCGGTAGTTCACTTGGTTGGTTCAAGCCTCGATTTTTTCGTAAGTTTTTACTCTTACTGTCTTTGGCGGGTCGCCCGTCCCTTTTTGGGCCCTGCCCATCAGGGCTTAACCCCGGGGGTTAGTTTCTTTGgggttttttcctttctttttctttgtcatgcCGCGTCCTTCCATGCGGAGGACGGTTACTCTTGATGTTGGGCGGGTCCCTCAAGTCATCAATCGTCCCGAATTAGTACACATGCTCAAAGAGCGGTTTGGTTCTTGGAAACTGCTGGCAGTTCAATTCTTGCCGGGCCTTAAAGCCCAGCTTACTTTTGATTCTGAAGAGGCTCTTGTGATGATTGAGCGAAATACTGAAATTGATCTTGGTGGCCATCCATGCCGCGTAGTTGGGGGGGGGCCGAGGGGGGAAAATGTCCTCGTTTTTCACCTCCCCTACGAATTGGATAATGGGGCCGTTAAAGTGGCTTTGCAGCGATTTGGTCAGGTGCACTCTGTGCGTCACCAGCACCACCCGGACACTTCTATCCATACCGGGACGCGTATTGTGCACATGATTCGCGAGGCGCCTATTCCTAGGCATATTTATGTTGACGGTTGGTCAGGCAAGGTTTGGTACCGGGGGCAGCCGGTTGAATGCGATATTTGTGCGGGGGGTCACGTTTCGCGCGTGTGCCCATTGCGTGGGAAATGTCGGTTTTGCAAAGAGGAGGGGCATTTTGCCCGAAATTGTCCTAATCGTGATCGTGATGATTGGGGGGAGGCCTCCACTGGTGGTCCCGCCCCTGCGAATGCTAAGGAGGGTCCCGCTACTTCGGCCGACCCCGCCCCTGCCGGTAGTGCTGGTATTGACTTGAGGGACAACCAGCTTGACGAACTGTCTAGTTCGGTTGCTCCCAGCTCGGCTCCTTCGTCTGACTCTTTGGATGGAGCTACGGTGGTGTCTCAGGTGGACTCTTTGGATGGTGCTACGGTGGTCTCCCAAGAACAGGCCCCGGTTAGCCAGAGTGTACTGGCGGAATTGAATGTACCAAATTTGTCTGATTCTTGTGACGCTCCAAATTCTAATGATTGCATTGATTTAAGTAATAGTATTGATTTATTTAATGAACATAATGAAAGTAGTGTTGTTACTTTAAATAATAATGGAACTAGTTCTGCAAATAATAACATTAGTAATGAAAGTGAAATACATAGTAATGGTAATAATGGAAATAGTGAAAGCATTAAGCATAGTAATGATAGTAGTGGCAATAGTGGAAACAGTGAAAGTATTAATGTTACTTTACCTCGTAATGATGGTTTGGAACTACTTGATTGCTCTAGTGACAGTGACTCTGATGGTTCTGAAGACCCTGAAATCCGCAGCGATGCGTCCATCGCTTCCTTGGACGCTGAAGGGTCCTCTCTTGACTCGGTCCACTCGGTTGATAACGAAGGTTTTGTTGCTCCGCTGCCTCAGCGGGCTCCCCGTTCTTCCAGGAAACCCGCTGTTGTCATTTCACCTGGCAGGTCACGCTCTGTGTCACCTGCCGTTGACGGTAGGAGCAGGTCTCCGCTTTCCTCTGGCAAGCACCCCTTGCCTCCTGTTGTGGGCCCTAGGCCTAAGTCTAGGAGGTCCTAGACTGCTCGCCACTCCCTTCTTTCCATTCAAGTTAGACGTTATATCAGTCAACGCCAACGGCCTGCGTGTGGCCGATAAGCGTGCTGGTTTCTTACAGTGGTTGCATTCTCTTCCTGTTGTCGTTGATGTTGTCTGTATCCAGGAATCTCATTGTGTTTCTCTGGCTGAATGTGATTTGTGGTTTCGTTCTTCTGGTTTTTTAAGTGTTGTCTCTCCTGGCTCCAAGAAATCTTGTGGTTGTGTTGTCCTCTTTCGTCCCACTCTGTCTTTGGTTCAATCTTGGGCGGATGAAGAGGGGCGTCTGTTGCAATGTGAGTTCTCTTTTCGTGACCAGTCCTTTCGTGTTATTTCGTTGTATGCTCCCAATCGCAACCCTGTAAGGAACCAGTTTCTAGAGCAACTGGCTGAAGAGGTTGATCCCTCCATCCCTACACTCCTTTGCGGTGACTTTAACACGGTCTTCGACCGTAGTCTTGATCGTTCTGGCTCTGACTCTTCTGACACCTGGAGAGAGAGTTCCGCCGCACTTGCGACTCTCTTCGAGTCTTGTTGTTGTATTGATGCCTGGAGGTATCTCCATCCTACCTCTGCTGGTTTCTCTTGGACCAGGCCGGACGGCTCCATATCTTCCCGTATCGACCTAATTGGTTGTCCTTATATCTGGGTGTCATCTATGTCCTCTTGTGATTTCGTTTCCTGTCCTTATTCTGATCATTgtgctttgttgttttctgtttttgtccCTGGCATTGTGCCGTCCGGTCCTGGTCTTTGGAAGTTGAACGCATCTATCCTCAATGAGGACGATTATGTCCAACTTATTACTTCTTTCTGGGGTGTTTGGCGTACCAAAATGTCGACTTTTTCCAGCCTTGCCAAGTGGTGGGAGGCTGGTAAGCGAGAAATTCAGCGTATCACTCGGGAGTTTTGTGTCCGTCGGGCTAATGAGACCCGGGCTTCTAGAGACCTCTTGAGTCGTCTTGCCGATCACCTGAAATCGCGGTTTGATGAGGGTCTCATCTCGGCCTATGTGCCCTATCGCTCAGTTCTTAATCGTCTAGCTGAGCTGGATCTTACTCAGGCTAGGGGTGCGCAGGTTCGCTCCCGGACCCGGTGGGTGGAGGAGGGTGAGACTTCTTCCTCCTACTTCTGTCGTCTCGAAAAGAAGCGCTCTGCTGACAGATGGATTTCTGCTGTCCGCAACCCTAATGGCCGTATTGTGTCCGACCCGCAAGGTCTTTGTGATTCCTTTTCCTCCTTTTATTCTGATCTGTTTTCCGCCTCTCCTGTTGATCCTTCTGCTCAACAGTCCTTGCTTGCTAACCTGTCTTCTGTTCTTCCTCCTGATCAGGCCGAGAAATGTGAGGGCTATTTGGATGTGGGAGAGTGTTACGAGGCTCTCGTGGGTATGGCCAAAAACAAGGCTCCTGGGTCTGATGGTCTGCCCATGGAGTTCTACGTTAAGTTCTGGGATGTACTCGGTCCTGATCTGGTTACTGTACTTAATTCTTGTTTTGACGCGGGTCTTCTCTCTTCCTCGCAACGTCGTGGGGTTATCTCTCTGTCTTTTAAGAAGGGTGATCGGCTCGACCCCCGCAATTGGCGTCCGATCTCTCTTCTTAATATTGATTACAAACTGGCTGCTAGGGTCCTTGCTGGGCGTCTTCTTAAGGTCATTCATCTGGTTGTTGCGGATGATCAGACTTGTGGGGTCCCGGGGAGATACATTGGTGaaaatgttgcttttttgaGGGATGTTGTTCATTATGCCTCTTTCTCTGGGCAACCTGTTGCTATCCTTTCCCTCGATCAGGAAAAGGCCTTCGATAGAGTGGATTGGGGATTCATGCGCTCTACTCTTCTGTCTATGGGCTTCGGTCGTTCTTTCATTAAATGGGTGGACTTGTTTTATACTGAAGTGTCTAGTGCTGTGTCCGTCAATGGTTAtctgtcttcttttttctcGCTGTCGAGAGGGGTACGCCAAGGCTGCCCTCTCTCCCCCCTTCTATATGTTCTTGTATCTGAAGTGCTGGCCGTCAACATCAGGGCCAACCCACGTATCGAAGGCCTGACCCTCCCCGGGTCCTCATCTCCTCTCTCGCCCATCTCACAATATGCGGATGACACATCGCTAGTTGTTGTCTCGGATGCTTCTATTCGCGCCATCTTTGATGTATATGCCATCTACGAGAAAGGCTCGGGAGCCAAGCTTAATCAAAGCAAATCCAAAGGTCTCTGGTTGGGTAGTTGGGCTGGTAGGCTGGATCCTCCAGTTCCACTTGATTGGTCCTCGGTTAAGATCAAGACACTGGGCGTGTTTGTCGGTCCTGGTGACCTCGATGAGGACAATTGGCTGCCCAGGATTGATGCTGTAGAAAAGGTCCTTTCTTCTTGGAGGCAGCGGTCCCTCTCCTTCAAGGGTAAGGCCTTGGTTATCAATGCCCTTGCTTTGTCCCGGGTCTGGTATGTGTCTTCACTAATTCACATGCCTGATTGGGTTGTTTCGAAATTGGTTCGGCTGACCTTCCACTTTTTTTGGGGTGGTAAGCGCGATCTTGTCCGTCGATCTGTTGTTATTCAGCCCCCTGATCAGGGTGGTTTCTCAGTGGTGGATGTACAGCTGAAGGTCTCATCTCTTCTCGTTCAATGGGTGAGACGTTTTGTCTCATCCTATGCTAACTGGTCCCACTTTCTTACTTTCtggtttttctctgttttcaacTGCTCTGTGCTTGATGTTTTTTCGCGTCCTTTTGCATTCAGTCCCCTCGCCCTGCCTCCGTTTTATCAGTCACTTTTGCTGTCTTGGCGCAGTGTCAATGGTTCTTTCTCGGTTTCTCGCTCCTGTCTGGTTATGGGCTCTTCGTCATCTGAGCATGCTTTGCCAGCAGTGAGCATGTCTGCTAAATCTTGTTACTTGTACCTGTTGTATGCTAGTCTTTCCCCACCACACTGTGTTGCTAAATTTCGTCCCGGATTTGGTGACCTATACTGGCCGACCACCTGGAAGTCGTTATCTCTCTTTCCGTTGGACCGCCCTGTCACTGACCTTAATTGGAAGATCGCGCATGGGGTGTTGTACACCGTGGACCGCCTTATCTCCTTTGGTTATGCCTTTGACCCAGCTTGTTTTTGTTCTTCGCCTGTTGAGACCGCTCCCCATTTGTTCTACGAGTGTCCCCTGGCGCAAAGTGTCCTCTCCTGGCTCCAGTCTCTGATGTTTAAGTGTAGCCCTTTGTTGCCTTCCATATCGTTGCGTCATGTTCTTTTTGGTTTCTCCCCGGATGAGCTGGTCTCTGTTCCGAGGGTCTTTGTCTATCTCTTGAATGTCTGTAAGTTTTGTATTTGGTTAGCTCGGAACGACTTTCGTTTTCGGGACACTCGTCCTGGGGCCATTGTTGTTATTGGTCAAGTAAAGGCCCGGGTGGCCTTCTACTTGCCGCTTTATTTTAAACGCTTCCGCTCTGCTCGTCGCAAACGTTACTTCTTGCGCCAGTGGTGTGCCAATGGTACCTTGGGCTCGGTTGGTGAGGCTGGCCTCTCAATCTCGTTGTAACTCTTTTCCCCTCCTTCTTTGTTCTTGCTTGAGTGAGTGTGTCTATGGTCCCTATGGTCGCCTTAGTTGGTTGTACTGTGGTTCCTTCTGCTGGATCTGCTGGTCTCCTTTGTTGGTCGTACTGGCCCCAGTCTTTGTTAGAGTGAGTGTGTCTGTGGTCCCTATGGTCGTCTTAGTTGGCTGCACTGTGGTTCCTTCTGCTGGATCTGCTGGTCTCCTTTGTTGGTCGTACTGGCCCCAGTCCTTGTTTGAGTGAGAGTGCTTGTAAGTTTTAATGCTCGTTTTAGTGAGTTTTCTTTGCCTCTTGCGGCGTTTGAGTGAGTATGTTTTTAGTTACGTTAGATAGTCTAGTGCCCGCGTCTTTTAACTTGTTCTGCTGTCCTGTACATGTTTGTCCTGTATTTGTTCTGTCCTGTACTGTGTATGTAGGGGTGGGGGTTCGATTCCCCCAGTCAGTTTCTGTACTGGTGTACTGCCCCGGTTTGCTGTGTGTGGTACTAGACTTTAAGTCTGGCGGCATTGCACCACCCTACTGGGGGCCGGCCATtcactgtaaacacaaaaaaaacttacctgacgcgggaggcactgtgatcaaggaggcagtcctctcaaggtgaggccctctcattgcacttcgattgggttgacccttgcgattaccccaaatgtgggtaactcgagcgtataatttctggtagtggggacctgcgttcgcgctagtccccggtttagtagtaattattgtatctagcgcggtccacaggttattgaaaaacgcgcgcgccaatgacacaactggtaacgtgcgcgcgtgtgattgtttcacatacaggtgatcgatcgatacaaaacagcacagagatagagaagaagagaagtctccggggagggaccaagaaagaaggtaaattatcttggaatatgttgaagttgatttgtagctaagctagtatgttatttaaaaagcagagtagagactgaaatgtcttactctctcaaaggtgaagtgaaagtcgccagagatgtatgttcaagaaggaggattatggtcgacggttgaaaagcaagcaagcaggatcataaacatccgtctatacCGTGAGTACAACACTTCTCTCatagcatagctttgattcagaagttgtttgcttgtgtatatttaactcgccttttctctcgtcggtctgtactgcacggcgctggtttcggcgtttaatttaaactgtcgagcgagccgttaataacaaatgctaacggactcggtcttgtgttgtatttggccttttggcttgtttctctggcgttcgcggccgttttctcggcctgtagttgcactgaaaggcgaacgtagacttgtggaagctgtgatttgaaaaaagtgatgtcacaagcgttgatttgaagtcacagagcaaaatggaacattaccgcgcgctctcgaaccaacgcgcgttctgtgtcccagctatattattatgagaaaaaaatgaccccacaacttgattacttcgaagaatgattcggcgtaactttaaaactgacagcagaggtacattccagcaagcggtaaaacagcaaaaatgatgaaaaaattccacgaaaaataaaagaaaagaagaagcctacaacacggggtattcccaggcggtcacccatccaagtactaaccccgcccgacagggcttaacttcggtgatcagacgagaaccggtgttctccctgtggtatggtcgtaggcgagagaaaagagagaaaatttgacttcttataccgagtatggtgaacatgtaagcgaggcattacttcatta encodes:
- the LOC140937231 gene encoding uncharacterized protein codes for the protein MPDWVVSKLVRLTFHFFWGGKRDLVRRSVVIQPPDQGGFSVVDVQLKVSSLLVQWVRRFVSSYANWSHFLTFWFFSVFNCSVLDVFSRPFAFSPLALPPFYQSLLLSWRSVNGSFSVSRSCLVMGSSSSEHALPAVSMSAKSCYLYLLYASLSPPHCVAKFRPGFGDLYWPTTWKSLSLFPLDRPVTDLNWKIAHGVLYTVDRLISFGYAFDPACFCSSPVETAPHLFYECPLAQSVLSWLQSLMFKCSPLLPSISLRHVLFGFSPDELVSVPRVFVYLLNVCKFCIWLARNDFRFRDTRPGAIVVIGQVKARVAFYLPLYFKRFRSARRKRYFLRQWCANGTLGSVGEAGLSISL